In Luteimonas viscosa, the genomic window CGCGGCTCGGTGAGGCTGGCCGAGATCCGGCTGACCAGGCCGGACGTGCGGCTGGAGGCCAATCCCGGGGACGGCCCGGGCAACTGGGACTTCGGCTTCGACGATGGTGGCGAACCGCTGCAGGTGCGGCGCTTCTGGGTGGACGACGGCCGCCTGCGCTTCGACGACGCCCGCGAGGACACCGGCATCGACATCCGCCTGGCCAGCCGCGAACCGCGCGACGGCGATGCCGCGCCCGCCGTTGCGCTCAGTGGCGATGGCCGCTGGACCGGCAATGCGTTCACCCTCGAAGGCGCGGCCGAGTCCCCAATGGAGCTGCAGGACACCGAGCGCCCCTATCGGCTCGACCTGCGCGCCCGCGCGGGCAGCACCCGTGCGCATGCCCGCGGCACCCTGATCGACCCGCTGCGCCTGCGCGGTCTCGACCTGCAGTTCGAACTCGCCGGGCGCAATCTCGCCGACCTGTATCCGCTGTTCGGCGTGGCGATGCCGGACTCGCCGCCCTACGACGTCGACGGCCGGCTGACCCGCGACGGCGACACCTGGCATTACGACGGCTTCGCCGGCAAGGTCGGCCAGAGCGACCTGGCCGGATCGGCCGCGCTCACCGTGATCGGCCGCGAGCGTCCGCTGTTCGAGGCCGACCTGGTCTCGAAGCGGCTCGACCTGGACGACCTGGCGGGCTTTCTCGGCGGCACGCCGGACGCGGACGGCGAGGCGCTTGACCCGGAACTGGCTGCGCAGGCGGCCGCGCGGGAGGCGCGCGGCAAGGTCCTGCCATCCACGCCGTACGACCTGGGGAAGCTGCGCGCGATGGACGCCGACGTGCGCCTGCGCGCGCAACGGATCGACGCGCCCGACCTGCCGATCGACGACATGGACGCGCACCTGTTGCTGGAGGGCGGCCTGGCGCGCCTGCAGCCGCTGAACTTCGGCGTCGCCGGCGGCGACATCCGCGCCGACATCCGCATGGACGCGCGCACCGACACCATCACCACGCGGCTCAAGGCCGACGTACGCCGGCTCGAACTGGCGCGATTGTTCCCCGACGTCGAACTCACCCGCGACGCCGCCGGCCGCCTCGCCGGCAGCTTCAACCTGGTGGGTACCGGCAATTCGGTGGCGGCCATGCTCGCCAGCGCCGACGGCGACGTCGCGGTGGGCATGGGCCGCGGGCAGATCAGCAACCTGCTGATCGAGCTCGCCGGCATCGACATCTACGAAGCGCTGGAATTCCTGATCGGCAAGGACCGCAAGGTCGCGGTGCGCTGCGCGTTCGCGGACTTCGGCGTAGAACGCGGCGTGATGCGTTCGCGCGCGCTCGCGTTCGACACCAGCGACACCATCATCGTCGGCGAGGGCCAGGTCGACCTGGGCGACGAAACGCTCGACATCGAGCTGCGCCCGCGACCCAAGGACCGCAGCATCCTCGCGCTCCGGTCGCCGCTGCATCTGGGCGGCACCTTCGCCGACCCCAGCTTCCGTCCCGACTTCGCGCGCCTGGGCCTGCGCGGCGCGATAGCGCTGGCGCTGGGCAGCATCGCGCCGCCAGCGGCGCTGCTGGCGACCCTGGAGCTGGGCCCGGGCGAGGACAGCGACTGCGGCGGCAGCTACGCCCGCTGAGCGACGGCGGCCGATGCCCCGATCCGGACGTCGCCGGCATGCGGGCCGGGTAGGCGCTCAGCCGGCGATGTAACGCTGCAACTGGTCCAGTTCGTGCTGCTGGTCCTCGATCACCGCCGCCACCAGGTCGCCGATCGAGATCATGCCGACCACTGCGCCGTCCTCGACCACCGGCAGGTGCCGGATGCGATGGTTCGTGACCAGTTGCATGCACGCCGGCACCACGTGGTCGGGGCCGACGCTGATCACGTCGGCGGTCATGATCTCGCTCACCGGCGTGTCCCTGGAAGAGCGCCCCTCGAGCACGATCTTGCGCGCGTAGTCGCGCTCGGACAGGATTCCCGCCATCCGCGCGCCGTCCATCACCAGCACCGCGCCGATGCCCTTGAGCGCCATCAGCCGGATCGCGTCGAGCACGGGCGCGTCCGGCGCGACCGCATGCACCTCAGGCGTCTTGGCTTCCAGCAGTTGCCGCACCGTACGCATGGTGCTTGCCTCCCATTGGCTGCGACACCGCCGAGGATACTCCGGCCGGCGCCGGGCGCCAGTCGTCGACCAGGTACAGGGGCCGCTGCTTGGACTCCTCGTACAGCCGGCCCAGGTACTCGCCGATCATGCCGAGCGCCACCAGCTGGACCCCGCCGAGGAAGAGGATGACCGTCATCATCGTCGGCCAGCCGGCCACCGCATCGCCGTAGAGCAGCGCCTTGGCCACGATCCAGACCGCATAGGCGAACGCCGCCAGCGCGGCGGCCAGGCCGACATAGGTCGCCAGCCGCAGCGGCGCGGTGGAGAAGCTGGTGATGCCCTCCAGGGCGAAGTTCCACAGCTTCCAGAGGTCGAACTTGCTGTCGCCGGCGAGCCGCGGCTCGCGGCGGTACGGGACCGCGACCCGGTTGAAGCCGATCCAGCCGAACAGTCCCTTCATGAACCGGTGCCGCTCGCGCAGTTGCCGCAGCGCCGCCAGCGCGCGCGGCGAGAGCAGGCGGAAATCGCCGGTGTCGGTCGGGATCGGCGTGCGCGACAGGCGCTGGATCACGCGGTAGAACGCATGCGCCGTGCCCCGCTTCAGCCAGCCTTCGCCGTCGCGCTGTTCGCGCATGCCGTAGACGTCGTCGAAACCTTCGCGCCACTTTTCGACCAGCAGCGGGATCAGCTCCGGCGGATCCTGGCCGTCGGCGTCGAGCAGGACCGCCGCGCCCGCGTCGACGTGATCGAGCCCCGCGGTCAGCGCCGCTTCCTTGCCGAAGTTGCGCGACAGCCGCAGCAACGCGACCCGGCGGTCGCCGTTGGCGAGGCCGCGCATGACGTCCCAGGTGGCGTCGTCGCTGCCGTCGTCGACGTAAAGCACGCGACCCTCCACGCCGCCGGCGAGCAGGCCGTCGAGCACCGGCGACAGGCGCCGGTGCAGCAGCGGCAATGCCTCCGCCTCGTCACGGGCGGCGACCACCACGGTCAACAGGTCACGGATCATGCCGGCATCCTAGCCGACCGTGGCGCGCCTGCCGCTTGCCGGGGTGTCATTCCAGCGCCTCGACATAGGCGGTCCCGCCGATCTGGCGCATGTTGCGTTCGATCGCGCGGGTGCGCCGCTGCACGTACGGTCCCGGGCGCGCGGCACTGTAGCGCTTCGGGCTGGGCAGGACCGCCGCCAGCCGCGCCGATTGCG contains:
- a CDS encoding glycosyltransferase family 2 protein — its product is MIRDLLTVVVAARDEAEALPLLHRRLSPVLDGLLAGGVEGRVLYVDDGSDDATWDVMRGLANGDRRVALLRLSRNFGKEAALTAGLDHVDAGAAVLLDADGQDPPELIPLLVEKWREGFDDVYGMREQRDGEGWLKRGTAHAFYRVIQRLSRTPIPTDTGDFRLLSPRALAALRQLRERHRFMKGLFGWIGFNRVAVPYRREPRLAGDSKFDLWKLWNFALEGITSFSTAPLRLATYVGLAAALAAFAYAVWIVAKALLYGDAVAGWPTMMTVILFLGGVQLVALGMIGEYLGRLYEESKQRPLYLVDDWRPAPAGVSSAVSQPMGGKHHAYGAATAGSQDA
- a CDS encoding AsmA family protein produces the protein MQSSPAPEPRFARLRRQWPPSRRTTTILAIVTTTIVVLVLLWDWNWFKGPVERAVEARTGREFEIAGNFDVDPGGITTITADGVRLGNPDWSEQRDMATADRLALRLELWPLLRGSVRLAEIRLTRPDVRLEANPGDGPGNWDFGFDDGGEPLQVRRFWVDDGRLRFDDAREDTGIDIRLASREPRDGDAAPAVALSGDGRWTGNAFTLEGAAESPMELQDTERPYRLDLRARAGSTRAHARGTLIDPLRLRGLDLQFELAGRNLADLYPLFGVAMPDSPPYDVDGRLTRDGDTWHYDGFAGKVGQSDLAGSAALTVIGRERPLFEADLVSKRLDLDDLAGFLGGTPDADGEALDPELAAQAAAREARGKVLPSTPYDLGKLRAMDADVRLRAQRIDAPDLPIDDMDAHLLLEGGLARLQPLNFGVAGGDIRADIRMDARTDTITTRLKADVRRLELARLFPDVELTRDAAGRLAGSFNLVGTGNSVAAMLASADGDVAVGMGRGQISNLLIELAGIDIYEALEFLIGKDRKVAVRCAFADFGVERGVMRSRALAFDTSDTIIVGEGQVDLGDETLDIELRPRPKDRSILALRSPLHLGGTFADPSFRPDFARLGLRGAIALALGSIAPPAALLATLELGPGEDSDCGGSYAR
- a CDS encoding CBS domain-containing protein, translated to MRTVRQLLEAKTPEVHAVAPDAPVLDAIRLMALKGIGAVLVMDGARMAGILSERDYARKIVLEGRSSRDTPVSEIMTADVISVGPDHVVPACMQLVTNHRIRHLPVVEDGAVVGMISIGDLVAAVIEDQQHELDQLQRYIAG